The stretch of DNA AGTACCTGCCCGCAGCGAACGGCCCTAAACTCATTTCGCGCGACATGCTGACGCTGCCCTGGTCCAAGGTGGCGCTCTACCCTGCCGGCTGGTTCATTCGCAATATCGGCGTGCAGGCGGAGTTGACGATGCCCGAGGGCTTCCAGTTCGCCACCTCGCTGGAAACGGCGCAGGCGAACGCCAATCGCGTCTCGTTCAAGCCGGCCAGCTTCGAGGATCTGGCCGACGCGCCGGTGTACGCTGGCCGCTACTACAAGCGTGTAGAGCTAACCAATGCACCGGCCATCCCGGTGCGCCTGAATATGTTCGGCGATAACGACGCTGCGCTGGACCTGCCGCCCGCGCTGGTGGAAAAATTCCGCGCGATGGCGACGGCGGTGCCGCAGTTATTCCGTTCGCAGCACTATCGCCACTTCGATCTGCTGATGTCCCTGTCCGACGTGATGCCGTCCGGAGGTGGCGTCGAGCATCAGGAATCGACCGAGATCAACGTCTCCGCCAACTACGCGCGCGATGTGGGCGAACAGGTCTTGATGGCCAATCTGGTGGCGCATGAATTTATCCATTCGTGGAATGGCCGCACGCGACAGCCGGCCGATTTGTGGTCGCCCAACCTGAACCTGCCGATGCGCGGCAGCCTGCTGTGGGTGTACGAAGGCCAGACCGAATTCTGGGCCCACGTCATGTCGCGGCGCCTTGGCTTGCGCACGATGGAGCAAAGCCTGGATGCGCTGGCGGTCGACGCGTCGCTGATGGCCAATCGTCCGGGGCGCGTGTGGAAGTCGCTACAGGACAGCACCGTCGATGCGCTGTACATGCCGGCCAAGCCAGTCCACTGGCGCGACTGGCAGCGGCGCGAGGACTACTACCCGGAAGGTGTGATGCTGTGGCTGGATGTCGACATGCTGCTGCGTGAACTGAGCGGCGGTCGGAAAAGCATGCTCGATTTTGCCGCCACCTTCTTCGGCCTGGGGCAGAATTCCCGCACCATCTCCACCTACACTTTCGACGACGTGTGCAAGGCCTTGAACCAGATTGCACCATACAACTGGGCGGCGTATTTCAACACGCGCCTGAACGCGCATGACGACACGCATCTGCTGGATGGCCTGAAGCGTGGCGGCTATCAGCTGGTGTACACCGACCAGCCGACCGATTTCTTCGTGCAGCACGAAGCGGACCTGGGCGGCATTGACCTCTCCACTTCGCTGGGACTGGTGATCGGCAAAAAAGGCGCGGTGAAAAGCGTGGCGTGGGAAAGCCCCGCCTTCAAGGCCGGCATCAGCCTTGGCACCCGTCTGACGGCCGTCGCGGGCAAGCCGTACACGGACGATCTGCTCAAACAAGCCATCCGCGATGCCGCTGCCAGCAAACAGCCAATCGAACTATCCTTCGACGCCGACGGCGCATCGTACACCGTCAGCATCGCCTACTTCGAGTCCCTGCGCTACCCGCGACTTCAACGGATTTCCGGCACAGCAGACCGCCTGCAAAGTCTCCTGGCGCCGTCCTCAGAAAACCAATAAGGATATGCGCAAATAGACTTGGTAAAAGAATGGCCATCGCGTGACAATCGATCGATCCGTATCGTTCTCCAAAGGATCTGAAATGAAGTTGCTACGCTTGATGGTTTTGCTGGCAGGCCTGTCCTGCCTTTTTCCCGTACACGCTGATGAGAACCCAGCGCGCGTCACAGTGATCTTTGACGCGTTCGGCAAACCATCGAACCTGGAGCGTGGCTGGGGCTATTCGGCGCTGGTGGAGTACGGCGGCAAACGGATTTTGTTTGACGCGGGCGGCCAGTATCAGGCCTTTGCGGACAATGTACGCAAGCTGAATATCGACCTGAAGACGCTGGACTTCGTCGTCATCTCGCATCGGCACGGCGACCATACTGGCGGACTGGCGTATGTGCTGGAGCAGAATCCCCATGTGAAGATTTATGCGCCGCTGGAAACCGGCTCATTCGGTACGCCGCCATCTCCTCCTGCGGCCAAGGCGTTGCTGCGCAATGCCGCCGGCATCACTCCCGACCTGCGCTATTTCAACGGCAAACCACCGGAAAACCTGACCATCGATTCGCCATGGCCAAACACCAAATTCACATTGATCGATAAGTCGGTAGAAATCGCACCGGGGCTGTTTTTGGTGAAGACGGTTTCTGACAGCAAAGGCACACTGGAGCTGAACGAACTATCTTTGGCGATCAAGACGCCGAAGGGCTTGGCGGTTGTGGTCGGCTGTTCGCATCCTGGCATCGAACGAATTCTGGAAGCGGCGGCGCAGTACGATACGCAGCTCTACACCATCGTCGGCGGTCTGCATCTGGTCGACAAGAGCGACCAGCAGGTCAGCGAAGTAGTCAACAATTTCAAATCGCGCTGGCATATCGAACGCGTCGCCGCCGGCCACTGCACGGGCGAATTCGCGCAGGTTGAACTGGAGCGGATTTTCGGCGACCATCACGA from Duganella dendranthematis encodes:
- a CDS encoding M61 family metallopeptidase, with product MNKLLLPLLTLACVIPAYASVGPQPAPAAPAIAAPRDIPFKGDITLKVDASDSVHKIFRVRETIPVQKAGAMVLLYPQWETGSHSATQEAAALAGLIIKAGQRRLEWRRDVVNPFAFHIDVPAGTRELELEFQYLPAANGPKLISRDMLTLPWSKVALYPAGWFIRNIGVQAELTMPEGFQFATSLETAQANANRVSFKPASFEDLADAPVYAGRYYKRVELTNAPAIPVRLNMFGDNDAALDLPPALVEKFRAMATAVPQLFRSQHYRHFDLLMSLSDVMPSGGGVEHQESTEINVSANYARDVGEQVLMANLVAHEFIHSWNGRTRQPADLWSPNLNLPMRGSLLWVYEGQTEFWAHVMSRRLGLRTMEQSLDALAVDASLMANRPGRVWKSLQDSTVDALYMPAKPVHWRDWQRREDYYPEGVMLWLDVDMLLRELSGGRKSMLDFAATFFGLGQNSRTISTYTFDDVCKALNQIAPYNWAAYFNTRLNAHDDTHLLDGLKRGGYQLVYTDQPTDFFVQHEADLGGIDLSTSLGLVIGKKGAVKSVAWESPAFKAGISLGTRLTAVAGKPYTDDLLKQAIRDAAASKQPIELSFDADGASYTVSIAYFESLRYPRLQRISGTADRLQSLLAPSSENQ
- a CDS encoding MBL fold metallo-hydrolase, translated to MTIDRSVSFSKGSEMKLLRLMVLLAGLSCLFPVHADENPARVTVIFDAFGKPSNLERGWGYSALVEYGGKRILFDAGGQYQAFADNVRKLNIDLKTLDFVVISHRHGDHTGGLAYVLEQNPHVKIYAPLETGSFGTPPSPPAAKALLRNAAGITPDLRYFNGKPPENLTIDSPWPNTKFTLIDKSVEIAPGLFLVKTVSDSKGTLELNELSLAIKTPKGLAVVVGCSHPGIERILEAAAQYDTQLYTIVGGLHLVDKSDQQVSEVVNNFKSRWHIERVAAGHCTGEFAQVELERIFGDHHDHSGIGEVIPLPR